A portion of the Candidatus Kryptonium sp. genome contains these proteins:
- a CDS encoding T9SS type A sorting domain-containing protein produces the protein IANNNDGYVLASTIFIETTISYFRIRTSLDSSIFALDRQNNLHVLKINSQVSSDYYLFSPSQLPISSFSNNTLYHSINYSMFIPNLNTSIWGIYPNEVASISALNANDATILFNFPEYLIRQKQRSFTYRYILSYRFYIGSRSIFDIVKLGSKFFMLHPSSNAGYVEVNDTTGAIYLYELVQRGNEFVTAIDTSNIRRVLVPARIGLRPRYTGLTPIVKVDRNQNIHTLIFKVLDYNTRAGIDLGQWYYYKITPDLRVEGGYRVTAESDTVTPLGTFDFDIDDNGIVHFAYFKSVDLSRAVIRYTNNSSGSFANPINVGDTISIISSPYWLRVKATPNGNAYVVYLPYSPPRVYLTYGNLNGFTRPKEWFVAQGLDRFGGRNVLDFAVDGSGVMHVFHIPYWYSSGSATYNNVLVYAYRVMRDSIIFISGVYTNLQETQCVLMERDKNGNIHILGYNKGRVYYLNSLDNFRNVRFYNLSDYNLFRLLRSTEAPPFMDIFKILYPDESQNRVYFALGRALQDVIIGWIPYTITGIERDNEIIPSKFALHQNYPNPFNPVTKIEFEIPQRENVKLVIYDVLGREVKRVIDGELDAGRYKVDVDMSDYSSGVYFYRLEAGKFSSIKKMMLLK, from the coding sequence ATATAGCAAATAACAATGATGGCTATGTTCTGGCATCAACAATATTCATAGAAACTACTATATCTTATTTTAGGATTAGAACTTCGCTTGATAGCTCAATTTTTGCGTTAGATCGGCAAAACAATTTACATGTTTTAAAAATTAATAGCCAAGTGTCATCAGATTACTATCTATTTTCACCATCTCAGCTTCCTATCTCAAGTTTTTCTAATAACACGCTTTATCATAGTATTAATTACTCTATGTTTATACCAAATCTTAATACAAGTATATGGGGGATTTATCCAAATGAGGTTGCTAGCATATCTGCGCTTAATGCAAATGACGCTACAATTTTATTTAACTTTCCAGAGTATTTAATTAGACAAAAGCAACGAAGTTTTACATATAGATATATTCTTTCCTACAGATTTTATATAGGATCAAGATCTATTTTTGATATTGTAAAGTTAGGTTCCAAATTTTTCATGCTTCATCCCTCATCTAATGCAGGATATGTTGAAGTAAACGATACAACAGGGGCGATATATCTTTACGAGTTAGTGCAAAGAGGTAACGAATTCGTTACCGCTATTGACACTTCAAATATCAGAAGAGTTTTAGTGCCAGCCAGAATTGGATTAAGGCCAAGGTATACAGGCCTAACTCCGATTGTGAAAGTTGATAGAAATCAAAATATCCATACGCTTATATTTAAAGTTTTGGACTATAACACCAGAGCAGGTATAGATTTAGGGCAGTGGTATTATTATAAGATAACTCCTGATCTTCGCGTTGAAGGCGGTTATAGGGTCACCGCTGAAAGTGATACAGTTACTCCACTTGGGACCTTTGACTTTGATATTGATGACAATGGAATAGTTCATTTTGCTTACTTTAAAAGCGTTGACCTTAGTAGAGCTGTAATTCGGTATACAAACAATTCGTCTGGAAGTTTTGCAAATCCAATAAATGTTGGAGATACTATCTCAATTATATCTTCGCCGTATTGGCTAAGAGTAAAAGCTACACCAAATGGAAATGCTTATGTGGTTTATTTACCGTATAGTCCCCCAAGGGTTTATTTAACTTATGGGAATTTAAACGGCTTTACTCGTCCTAAAGAATGGTTTGTTGCACAGGGATTAGACCGATTTGGCGGAAGAAATGTATTAGATTTTGCTGTTGATGGAAGTGGAGTTATGCATGTTTTTCATATCCCTTATTGGTATTCTTCTGGTTCTGCAACTTATAACAATGTCTTGGTTTATGCGTATAGGGTTATGCGTGATTCAATAATTTTCATATCAGGGGTATATACAAACCTTCAGGAAACACAATGTGTTTTGATGGAAAGAGATAAAAATGGAAATATTCATATTCTTGGATATAACAAGGGGAGGGTTTACTACCTAAATTCGCTTGATAATTTCAGAAATGTGCGATTTTACAACTTGTCTGATTATAATCTGTTTAGGCTTCTTAGATCAACCGAAGCGCCACCATTTATGGATATTTTTAAGATATTATATCCAGATGAAAGCCAAAATAGAGTTTATTTTGCTTTGGGGAGAGCACTTCAAGATGTAATAATTGGATGGATTCCGTATACAATAACTGGAATTGAAAGAGATAACGAGATTATTCCTTCAAAATTCGCGCTTCATCAAAACTACCCAAATCCGTTTAATCCCGTTACGAAAATAGAGTTTGAAATTCCACAGAGAGAAAATGTGAAGCTTGTAATATATGATGTTCTTGGAAGAGAGGTGAAAAGAGTTATTGATGGTGAGTTAGATGCTGGAAGGTATAAAGTTGATGTTGATATGAGCGATTATTCAAGCGGTGTGTATTTCTATAGGCTTG